One part of the Aspergillus luchuensis IFO 4308 DNA, chromosome 5, nearly complete sequence genome encodes these proteins:
- a CDS encoding FAD-dependent oxidoreductase (COG:C;~EggNog:ENOG410PWXW;~InterPro:IPR036188,IPR002938;~PFAM:PF01494;~go_function: GO:0071949 - FAD binding [Evidence IEA]): MSTWRPGKRVAIAGGGPGAISTALAFIKRGYDVRVFERQTECRAIGGAVLLSIPVLAILRSYGISLENFGSYTSTYFKNKWGKERALLPFNAEVERRMGIKGWQYGVLRSSAFQKMLDLVPKGVIFCSHEVTGYEEVEGEVEVKFKDSNIKPIKADILIAGDGIRSAVSRQAFGDPQLFHTGIRLWLAWCDHIPGIPANTGVISHDWQYQASFFPMLHDGKPGFEWWVVEPGWEGKPLPEDPKAHVENILQGWSDPMRQLVEATNFNMQVYRWDIYNRPSMKKWSSGRIVGVGDAVHPVSPYAAYGMGMAIEDGYYLAKALDGVDLRDLRAVSAGFELFEQQRVDYVNHHMEFARFLSYVFHNLPWPLAKLRDLVFDYTPFLKTLLQKSYLKRSEDETMDLKELHVV, translated from the coding sequence ATGTCCACCTGGCGCCCCGGCAAACGAGTAGCTATCGCAGGCGGTGGACCCGGTGCTATATCCACAGCGTTGGCATTCATCAAGCGTGGCTACGACGTGCGAGTATTCGAGCGTCAAACCGAATGCCGCGCTATCGGAGGCGCGGTTCTCCTCTCTATCCCTGTGCTTGCGATTCTGCGCTCCTACGGAATCAGCCTCGAGAACTTCGGATCCTATACCTCGACCTACTTCAAGAACAAATGGGGTAAGGAACGGGCCCTGCTGCCCTTCAATGCAGAAGTCGAAAGACGGATGGGCATCAAGGGTTGGCAATATGGCGTCTTGCGATCATCTGCTTTTCAAAAAATGCTCGACCTTGTCCCCAAGGGCGTCATTTTCTGCAGTCACGAAGTGACGGGATACGAAGAGGTCGAAGGTGAGGTGGAAGTCAAGTTCAAGGATAGCAACATCAAACCAATAAAGGCAGATATCCTGATCGCAGGAGATGGTATTCGGTCCGCCGTTTCGCGTCAGGCATTTGGTGACCCACAGCTATTCCACACAGGCATCCGGCTTTGGCTCGCGTGGTGTGATCACATCCCCGGAATTCCTGCCAACACCGGTGTCATCTCGCACGACTGGCAATACCAAGCGAGTTTCTTTCCTATGTTGCATGACGGGAAGCCAGGGTTCGAGTGGTGGGTTGTCGAGCcggggtgggaaggaaagCCGCTTCCTGAGGATCCCAAGGCCCACGTAGAGAATATTCTACAGGGCTGGTCGGATCCCATGCGGCAACTGGTGGAAGCCACTAATTTTAATATGCAAGTATATCGGTGGGACATCTACAATCGGCCatcgatgaagaagtggtCTTCAGGAAGGATTGTGGGTGTGGGAGATGCGGTGCACCCAGTTTCGCCATATGCGGCGTACGGAATGGGCATGGCCATCGAGGATGGTTATTATCTTGCCAAGGCGCTCGACGGAGTTGATCTACGGGATTTGAGGGCTGTCAGCGCGGGCTTTGAGTTGTTCGAACAACAACGTGTGGACTATGTCAATCATCACATGGAGTTTGCTCGGTTTTTGAGTTATGTGTTCCATAACTTGCCTTGGCCGTTGGCGAAGCTGAGAGACTTGGTGTTTGATTATACACCATTTTTGAAGACATTGCTGCAGAAGTCGTATTTGAAAAGATCGGAGGATGAAACAATGGATCTGAAGGAGCTTCATGTCGTTTAG
- a CDS encoding Zn(II)2Cys6 transcription factor (COG:S;~EggNog:ENOG410PX5I;~InterPro:IPR036864,IPR021858,IPR001138;~PFAM:PF00172,PF11951;~go_function: GO:0000981 - DNA-binding transcription factor activity, RNA polymerase II-specific [Evidence IEA];~go_function: GO:0008270 - zinc ion binding [Evidence IEA];~go_process: GO:0006355 - regulation of transcription, DNA-templated [Evidence IEA]), giving the protein MTSDRTPSEAPAKDCQVCRTRRISCDRTLPHCRKCASRKLRCPGYGINLRWGQGVASRGKLTGQAIPVRRDSQISQKTFHPRAVIAVPNVDLQLPARWPGLPFDSLTAQLLDHFDRGVATRLAWVDDLHNPWRSLVLPLSHDSSTVRYSVLALASKDLAAKYPADHHWAQSLQAISRHNQNVALSWLSKNMRDLLQDPTAVQSKDQARHILASALLLYNLELLTAPAAQWRIHIQCAREIIQWNLQSASSALYANVADVFLFYEYYYTSVYIGLTTFDPIDQLQDDFPTHDNVTIFSDFIRIMHSVTRAERQTYTTQPVSHPVPIESTLLDIEIAKARMMQMSHTIKFKSDQARQDFECLVDMFYHATLIYTHRVFSDSVSPDECIQSSLDVLLEHVLPLSCSAAVTQDLVWPLFITGTESRGNPQMQNTVETAMMNVIRLSGNLDRSRVLSFLKTFWSLDLEPGTTWIQYARDRCIDFSFLVIL; this is encoded by the exons ATGACCTCCGATCGGACGCCCTCAGAAGCCCCAGCTAAAG ACTGCCAAGTCTGCAGAACCCGTCGGATCTCCTGTGATAGAACGCTCCCCCATTGTCGAAAGTGTGCTTCACGGAAACTTCGGTGTCCTGGATATGGGATCAATCTACGATGGGGCCAAGGTGTCGCAAGCAGGGGTAAATTGACAGGACAGGCAATACCTGTCCGAAGGGACTCTCAGATATCACAGAAGACTTTTCATCCCCGTGCAGTCATCGCCGTGCCCAATGTGGACCTCCAACTACCGGCCCGTTGGCCCGGCTTGCCCTTCGACAGTCTTACTGCTCAATTGCTTGACCACTTCGATCGAGGCGTCGCTACAAGACTAGCGTGGGTGGATGACCTCCACAATCCTTGGAGAAGCTTAGTATTGCCTCTGTCACACGACTCATCAACCGTACGGTACTCGGTGCTTGCTCTCGCTTCGAAGGACCTTGCGGCCAAGTATCCAGCAGACCATCATTGGGCACAGTCACTCCAAGCCATCTCCCGTCACAACCAGAATGTGGCCTTGTCTTGGTTGTCAAAGAATATGAGAGACCTACTTCAGGATCCGACCGCGGTTCAAAGCAAAGATCAAGCGAGACATATCCTCGCATCTGCTCTCCTTCTCTACAACCTTGAACTACTAACAGCACCGGCTGCCCAATGGCGAATACACATACAATGCGCCCGGGAAATCATCCAGTGGAACTTACAATCCGCCAGCAGTGCACTGTATGCGAACGTGGCCGATGTATTCCTGTTCTACGAATACTACTACACATCAGTTTACATCGGATTAACAACATTCGATCCAATCGACCAGCTACAAGATGACTTCCCAACACATGACAACGTCACGATATTCAGTGACTTCATCCGGATCATGCATAGCGTCACCCGCGCCGAGCGACAAACCTACACTACGCAGCCCGTCTCGCACCCCGTCCCGATCGAATCCACACTACTAGACATAGAAATCGCCAAAGCTCggatgatgcagatgagCCACACAATCAAGTTCAAATCAGACCAAGCACGACAGGATTTCGAATGCCTAGTGGACATGTTCTATCATGCCACGCTTATCTATACCCACCGTGTCTTTTCCGACAGCGTGTCCCCGGATGAATGCATACAATCTTCGCTCGATGTGCTTCTCGAACACGTGCTACCCCTATCATGCAGCGCCGCCGTCACGCAGGACTTGGTATGGCCTCTCTTCATCACAGGCACAGAATCTAGAGGCAACCCACAGATGCAGAACACTGTCGAGACGGCCATGATGAACGTGATCAGATTGAGTGGAAACCTTGATCGGAGCCgcgttctttctttcctcaagACGTTCTGGTCATTGGATCTCGAACCTGGTACAACCTGGATCCAGTATGCACGGGACAGGTGTATCGACTTTAGCTTTTTGGTGATTCTTTGA
- a CDS encoding uncharacterized protein (COG:S;~EggNog:ENOG410PQCP), protein MASIEFARINGSSCTNRLCVLFDFLCHIAVLGDCSIRVVATRNYIVLLTDEQQQVGEERDHEHCDEDIDVCCKRPQGVYHAYGPGSMFPEQLKLSIARKRKKSQSWCYTRSTSISKAQTGKLADARMASAALGRAFKCSVLECQHHYQGFATQNVLDKHIAEIRVSWAK, encoded by the coding sequence ATGGCGTCTATCGAATTCGCACGTATAAATGGGAGCAGCTGCACAAACCGCCTATGTGTTTTGTTTGACTTCCTATGTCACATCGCGGTCCTCGGGGATTGCAGTATTAGAGTGGTGGCAACGAGAAATTATATAGTCCTTTTGACGGATGAACAACAGCAGgttggggaagaaagggaccACGAGCATTGTGATGAGGACATCGATGTCTGTTGCAAGCGGCCTCAAGGTGTTTATCATGCTTATGGCCCGGGTAGTATGTTTCCGGAACAATTGAAACTTTCTATCGCGAGGAAACGCAAGAAGTCCCAAAGCTGGTGCTACACCCGTTCCACGTCAATTTCCAAGGCGCAGACAGGAAAACTGGCCGATGCACGAATGGCTAGTGCAGCCTTGGGTAGGGCATTCAAGTGTAGTGTCCTTGAATGTCAGCATCATTACCAAGGGTTTGCGACACAAAACGTCTTGGACAAGCACATCGCAGAGATACGCGTCTCATGGGCCAAATAA
- a CDS encoding uncharacterized protein (COG:G;~EggNog:ENOG410PJQX;~InterPro:IPR011701,IPR036259;~PFAM:PF07690;~TransMembrane:5 (n4-15c19/20o29-48i190-208o220-241i253-272o278-300i);~go_function: GO:0022857 - transmembrane transporter activity [Evidence IEA];~go_process: GO:0055085 - transmembrane transport [Evidence IEA]) — MFAGATSSLISAGLLKLDGKCGLAGWRWIFLVEGLITIFAAILFIMFIPKRAGDGSPLISMGRWSYFSPREKRIIIDRVLLDDPLKTREHIKITGRDIWKTVTQPTTLQHMFITLVAMSGFQGLNTYTPSMIKSFGFSAVRANALASVPVYASIVWTTILAYSSYVTRLLWWGKLDADCCRDKIGHRGPFVLLCITWNVISYACLRTSPTDASSWHKYSVIAIANVAYCSMHVLNVGWLSFYCKTPQERSISMALIVMSANLSGISGAQIFRSSDAPLYIHGLTAICALAAASWVQTLVLNLQYLFRRKKAQAGTV; from the exons ATGTTTGCGGGTGCAACGTCGAGTCTGATCTCGGCTGGCTTGTTGAAGCTGGATGGAAAGTGTGGGCTTGctgggtggaggtggatctTCCTGG TTGAGGGCCTGATTACCATCTTCGCTGCTATCCTGTTCATTATGTTCATTCCCAAGAGGGCAGGTGATGGAAGTCCTCTCATCAGCATGGGTCGCTGGAGCTACTTCTCCCCTCGGGAGAagcgcatcatcatcgaccgtGTCCTGCTGGACGACCCTCTCAAGACGCGAGAACATATCAAGATCACTGGGCGGGATATCTGGAAGACTGTTACGCAACCCACGACGCTTCAGCATATGTTCATCACATTGGTGGCCATGTCCGGCTTCCAGGGCCTGAACACTTACACTCCCAGCATGATCAAGTCCTTTGGGTTCAGTGCCGTCCGAGCAAATGCACTGGCATCAGTACCAGTGTATGCTAGCATTGTCTGGACGACGATTCTGGCTTATTCCTCGTATGTGACACGGCTCCTGTGGTGGGGGAAGTTGGATGCTGACTGCTGCAGGGACAAAATCGGGCATCGGGGGCCTTTCGTCCTCCTCTGTATCACGTGGAACGTCATTTCGTATGCGTGTCTGCGCACCAGTCCTACAGATGCATCAAGCTGGCACAAGTATTCGGTCATTGCTATTGCTAATGTAGCCTACTGTAGTATGCA TGTTCTCAATGTTGGGTGGCTTTCCTTCTACTGCAAAACACCACAAGAGCGGAGTATATCCATGGC GTTGATCGTCATGTCCGCCAACCTTTCGGGTATCTCTGGAGCCCAGATCTTTCGATCCTCAGACGCCCCCCTTTACATCCACGGCCTTACGGCCATTTGTGCGTTGGCAGCCGCGTCATGGGTCCAGACCTTGGTCTTGAACCTACAGTATCTCttccggaggaagaaggcgcaGGCTGGAACGGTCTGA
- a CDS encoding uncharacterized protein (COG:G;~EggNog:ENOG410PJQX;~InterPro:IPR020846,IPR011701,IPR036259;~TransMembrane:1 (i55-72o);~go_function: GO:0022857 - transmembrane transporter activity [Evidence IEA];~go_process: GO:0055085 - transmembrane transport [Evidence IEA]) codes for MVGRQFEFEDPKDGVVPPFEEKKVVDEVYTDNDVASEEIVKDWDDKEEGKLRRKIDIILIPILALAFFGLQIDRGNISAALTSTITEDLGVTTNQINIGTQLLSAGIVITEIPSNIILQRIGPQIWLSTQLVAWGLVGTFQAFVQSYPAFLATRLLLGLLEGGFIPGLSDRPVWSVVVGLTMGLV; via the exons aTGGTGGGGAGACAGTTCGAGTTCGAGGACCCGAAGGATGGTGTGGTGCCTCCTttcgaggaaaagaaggtcGTCGATGAGGTCTATACCGATAATGATGTTGCGTCGGAGGAGATCGTCAAGGATTGGGATGACAAGGAGGAGGGCAAGCTGCGGAGGAA GATTgatatcatcctcatccccatcctcgctctcgcttTCTTTGGCCTCCAGATCGATCGCGGCAATATCAGCGCTGCCCTTACCTCCACTATTACCGAAGACTTAGGCGTCACCACGAACCAAATCAATATCGGAACACAGTTGCTTTCGGCTGGCATTGTCATCACGGAGATCCCGTCGAATATTATACTTCAGCGCATCGGTCCCCAGATCTGGTTGTCGACACAGTTGGTCGCTTGGGGTTTGGTTGGCACGTTTCAGGCCTTTGTGCAATCGTATCCGGCGTTTCTGGCCacgaggttgttgttgggactgttggagggagggttcATTCCTGGTTTGTCTGATCGCCCCGTTTGGTCTGTGGTGGTAGGGCTAACGATGGGTTTGGTATAG
- a CDS encoding sulfatase family protein (COG:G;~EggNog:ENOG410PMGT;~InterPro:IPR012083,IPR017850,IPR000917,IPR024607;~PFAM:PF00884;~SECRETED:SignalP(1-16);~go_function: GO:0003824 - catalytic activity [Evidence IEA];~go_function: GO:0004065 - arylsulfatase activity [Evidence IEA];~go_function: GO:0008484 - sulfuric ester hydrolase activity [Evidence IEA];~go_process: GO:0018958 - phenol-containing compound metabolic process [Evidence IEA]) codes for MMFLPALLALFVGCDALAVQQQVLLDDEPSVSARKPNFLFILTDDQDLQMNSPAYMPYTQARIKEKGTEFLNHFVTTALCCPSRVSLWTGRQAHNTNVTDVNPPYGGYPKFVAQGFNENFLPVWLQSAGYNTFYTGKLFNSHSVATYNAPFVNGFNGSDFLLDPHTYSYWNATYQRNHEPPRSYEGQYTTDVMREKASGLLADALDSDAPFFLTVAPIAPHTNIDVEGLGGSGGPKMTEPLPAPRHAHLFADAKVPRTPNFNPDKDSGAGWIQTMELQNQTVIDYEDHLYRQRLRALQAVDEMVDSLITQLEESGQIDNTYIIYSADNGYHIGHHRLPPGKTTGYEEDIRVPFYIRGPGIPEGKSVDRVTTHIDIAPTLFELAGVPLREDFDGTPMPVSTSKKTESILHEHVTVEFWGHAVLEGEYGSIGPGGSSMMGNNTYKSARILSEEYNLYYSVWCDGDHELYDLSTDPYQMNNIYAQQDSINLLNRPLSSVIDRIDAFLLVLKSCKGNTCIQPWRVLHPDGSVESLKDALQVKYDSFYTNQPKVSYSVCEPGYIIAAEGPQVGLQYRDGLSWEAWT; via the exons ATGATGTTCTTGCCGGCTTTGTTGGCCCTGTTCGTCGGATGCGACGCCCTCgctgtgcagcagcaggtactgctggatgatgagccGTCGGTCTCCGCGCGCAAGcccaacttcctcttcattctcaCGGATGATCAGGACCTGCAGATGAATTCCCCGGCGTATATGCCGTATACACAGGCGAGaatcaaggagaagggtaCTGAGTTTTTGAATCATTTTGTTACTACTGCTCTGTGCTGTCCGTCGCGCGTGAGTCTTTGGACGGGAAGACAGGCTCATAATACTAATGTGACGGATGTGAACCCGCCTTATG GCGGATACCCCAAATTCGTCGCCCAAGGCTTCAACGAAAACTTCCTCCCCGTTTGGCTGCAGTCCGCCGGTTACAATACCTTCTACACGGGGAAACTGTTCAACTCGCACAGCGTCGCTACCTATAACGCACCGTTTGTGAACGGCTTCAATGGCTCCGATTTCCTTCTTGACCCCCACACCTATTCCTACTGGAACGCGACGTACCAGCGAAACCATGAGCCTCCGCGGAGCTACGAGGGACAATACACAACGGATGTGATGCGGGAGAAGGCATCGGGGTTGTTGGCAGATGCGCTGGACAGCGACGCGCCGTTCTTCCTGACGGTCGCGCCGATCGCGCCGCACACGAACATCGATGTGGAAGGACTGGGTGGTTCTGGTGGTCCGAAGATGACGGAGCCGCTGCCTGCACCGAGACATGCGCATTTGTTTGCTGATGCGAAGGTGCCACGGACGCCGAACTTCAATCCGGACAAG GACTCCGGTGCGGGGTGGATCCAAACCATGGAACTCCAGAACCAGACCGTCATCGACTACGAAGACCATCTCTATCGCCAGCGTCTGCGCGCCTTGCAAGCCGTTGATGAGATGGTGGATTCGCTGATCACGCAGCTGGAAGAAAGCGGGCAGATCGACAATACCTACATCATCTACAGTGCTGATAACGGCTACCACATTGGCCATCATCGTCTGCCTCCGGGCAAAACGACCGGCTATGAGGAGGACATTCGAGTCCCGTTCTACATTCGCGGCCCTGGTATTCCCGAAGGAAAGAGTGTTGACCGCGTAACCACACACATTGATATCGCCCCTACACTGTTCGAGCTGGCTGGCGTTCCCTTGCGAGAGGACTTTGACGGGACTCCGATGCCCGTTTCAACTAGCAAGAAGACCGAGTCGATATTGCACGAGCATGTCACGGTCGAATTCTGGGGCCACGCCGTGCTTGAAGGCGAGTACGGCTCTATCG GACCCGGAGGCTCCTCCATGATGGGAAACAACACCTACAAATCCGCGAGAATCCTCTCGGAAGAATATAACCTGTACTACTCCGTCTGGTGCGACGGCGACCACGAGCTGTACGATCTCTCG ACGGACCCCTACCAGATGAACAACATCTACGCCCAACAAGACTCTatcaacctcctcaacaGACCTCTTTCTAGCGTGATCGATCGCATCGACgccttccttctcgtcttgaAGTCCTGCAAGGGTAACACCTGCATCCAGCCGTGGCGGGTCCTCCATCCCGATGGGTCTGTAGAGAGCCTCAAGGATGCGCTGCAAGTGAAGTATGATTCCTTTTACACGAATCAACCCAAGGTGTCGTACTCTGTGTGTGAGCCTGGGTATATCATTGCGGCGGAGGGACCACAGGTGGGTCTTCAGTATAGAGATGGATTGAGCTGGGAGGCGTGGACTTGA
- a CDS encoding putative glucan 1,4-alpha-glucosidase (CAZy:CBM20;~CAZy:GH15;~COG:G;~EggNog:ENOG410PJ6P;~InterPro:IPR034836,IPR008291,IPR013783,IPR011613, IPR000165,IPR008928,IPR013784,IPR012341,IPR002044;~PFAM:PF00686,PF00723;~SECRETED:SignalP(1-18);~go_function: GO:0004339 - glucan 1,4-alpha-glucosidase activity [Evidence IEA];~go_function: GO:0030246 - carbohydrate binding [Evidence IEA];~go_function: GO:2001070 - starch binding [Evidence IEA];~go_process: GO:0000272 - polysaccharide catabolic process [Evidence IEA];~go_process: GO:0005975 - carbohydrate metabolic process [Evidence IEA];~go_process: GO:0005976 - polysaccharide metabolic process [Evidence IEA]): MSFRSLLALSGLVCSGLASVISKRATLDSWLSNEATVARTAILNNIGADGAWVSGADSGIVVASPSTDNPDYFYTWTRDSGLVIKTLVDLFRNGDTDLLSTIEHYISSQAIIQGVSNPSGDLSSGGLGEPKFNVDETAYTGSWGRPQRDGPALRATAMIGFGQWLLDNGYTSAATEIVWPLVRNDLSYVAQYWNQTGYDLWEEVNGSSFFTIAVQHRALVEGSAFATAVGSSCSWCDSQAPQILCYLQSFWTGSYILANFDSSRSGKDTNTLLGSIHTFDPEAGCDDSTFQPCSPRALANHKEVVDSFRSIYTLNDGLSDSEAVAVGRYPEDSYYNGNPWFLCTLAAAEQLYDALYQWDKQGSLEITDVSLDFFKALYSGAATGTYSSSSSTYSSIVSAVKTFADGFVSIVETHAASNGSLSEQFDKSDGDELSARDLTWSYAALLTANNRRNSVVPPSWGETSASSVPGTCAATSASGTYSSVTVTSWPSIVATGGTTTTATTTGSGGVTSTSKTTTTASKTSTTTSSTSCTTPTAVAVTFDLTATTTYGENIYLVGSISQLGDWETSDGIALSADKYTSSNPLWYVTVTLPAGESFEYKFIRVESDDSVEWESDPNREYTVPQACGESTATVTDTWR, translated from the exons ATGTCGTTCCGATCTCTTCTCGCCCTGAGCGGCCTTGTCTGCTCGGGGTTGGCAAGTGTGATTTCCAAGCGCGCGACCTTGGATTCGTGGTTGAGCAACGAAGCGACCGTGGCTCGTACTGCGATCCTGAATAACATCGGGGCGGACGGTGCTTGGGTGTCGGGCGCGGACTCTGGCATTGTCGTTGCCAGTCCCAGCACCGATAACCCGGACT ACTTCTACACCTGGACTCGCGACTCTGGTCTCGTCATCAAGACCCTCGTCGACCTCTTCCGCAATGGAGATACTGATCTCCTTTCCACCATTGAGCACTACATCTCCTCTCAGGCAATTATTCAGGGTGTCAGTAACCCCTCTGGTGATCTGTCCAGCGGTGGTCTTGGTGAGCCCAAGTTCAATGTCGATGAGACTGCCTACACCGGTTCTTGGGGACGGCCGCAGCGTGATGGTCCTGCCCTGAGAGCAACTGCTATGATCGGCTTTGGGCAGTGGCTGCTT GACAATGGCTACACCAGCGCTGCAACAGAGATTGTTTGGCCCCTCGTTAGGAACGACCTGTCGTATGTGGCTCAGTACTGGAACCAGACGGGATATG ATCTCTGGGAAGAAGTTAATGGCTCGTCCTTCTTCACTATTGCCGTGCAACACCGCGCCCTCGTCGAAGGTAGTGCCTTCGCGACGGCCGTCGGCTCGTCCTGCTCCTGGTGTGATTCGCAGGCACCTCAGATTCTCTGTTACTTGCAGTCCTTCTGGACCGGCAGCTACATCCTGGCCAACTTTGACAGCAGCCGTTCCGGCAAGGACACAAACACCCTCCTGGGAAGCATCCACACCTTTGATCCTGAGGCTGGATGCGACGACTCCACCTTCCAGCCCTGCTCCCCGCGTGCGCTCGCCAACCATAAGGAGGTTGTAGACTCTTTCCGCTCGATCTATACTCTCAACGATGGTCTCAGTGACAGTGAGGCGGTTGCGGTCGGTCGGTACCCTGAGGATAGCTACTACAACGGCAACCCGTGGTTCCTGTGCACCTTGGCTGCCGCGGAACAGCTGTACGATGCTCTGTACCAGTGGGACAAGCAGGGGTCGTTGGAGATCACAGACGTGTCACTTGACTTCTTCAAGGCTCTGTACAGTGGTGCTGCCACCGGCACGTACTCTTCGTCCAGCTCGACCTATAGCAGCATTGTGAGTGCCGTCAAGACTTTCGCTGATGGTTTTGTTTCTATTGTG GAAACTCACGCCGCAAGCAACGGCTCTCTGTCTGAGCAATTCGACAAGTCTGATGGCGACGAGCTTTCTGCTCGCGATCTGACCTGGTCTTACGCTGCTCTGCTGACCGCCAACAACCGTCGTAATTCTGTCGTGCCCCCGTCTTGGGGTGAGACCTCTGCCAGCAGCGTGCCCGGCACCTGTGCGGCTACCTCTGCCTCTGGTACCTACAGCAGTGTGACCGTCACCTCGTGGCCGAGCATCGTGGCTACTGGTGGCACCACTACGACGGCTACTACCACTGGATCGGGCGGCGTGACCTCGACCAGCAAGACCACCACAACTGCTAGTAAGACCAGCACCACTACGTCCTCGACCTCCTGCACCACCCCCACTGCCGTAGCTGTGACCTTTGATCTGACGGCGACCACCACCTACGGCGAGAACATCTACCTGGTCGGGTCGATCTCTCAGCTCGGTGACTGGGAGACCAGCGATGGCATAGCTCTGAGCGCTGACAAGTACACTTCCAGTAACCCGCTTTGGTATGTAACTGTGACTCTGCCGGCTGGTGAGTCATTTGAGTACAAGTTCATCCGCGTTGAGAGCGATGACTCCGTGGAGTGGGAGAGCGACCCGAACCGGGAATACACCGTTCCTCAGGCGTGCGGCGAGTCGACCGCGACGGTGACCGACACCTGGCGGTAG